One genomic window of Phragmitibacter flavus includes the following:
- a CDS encoding 3-keto-disaccharide hydrolase, translating to MLLRSLAFLFVGAAVYAAEPVTLTLKDFTSLKGEAPGAGWVEKDGILSREDKGGDLKSKETYSDFELEWDWKISEAGNSGVKYWLEEIKGKGWLGVEYQILDDDKHPDGAKGIEGNRKTGGFYDIKPAAKDKPINAVGEWNTSKVVAKGGKVQHFLNGVLVAEADTQSEDWKAHIAASKFKGIEGFAAGKGHILLQDHNDKVWFRNIRITKL from the coding sequence ATGTTGCTACGCTCCCTTGCTTTCCTTTTTGTTGGTGCCGCCGTTTATGCTGCCGAACCAGTTACGTTGACGCTGAAAGACTTCACCAGTTTGAAAGGTGAAGCACCGGGGGCTGGTTGGGTGGAGAAGGATGGGATTTTGAGTCGGGAAGACAAAGGTGGGGACTTGAAGTCGAAAGAGACCTACAGCGATTTTGAGCTGGAGTGGGACTGGAAGATTTCAGAGGCAGGCAACAGCGGCGTGAAATACTGGCTTGAGGAGATCAAGGGCAAAGGCTGGCTGGGGGTGGAGTATCAAATTCTTGATGACGACAAACATCCCGACGGCGCGAAGGGGATTGAAGGCAATCGCAAGACGGGCGGTTTTTATGACATCAAGCCTGCTGCAAAAGACAAGCCGATCAATGCTGTGGGCGAATGGAACACGAGCAAGGTGGTGGCCAAGGGCGGCAAGGTGCAGCATTTCTTGAATGGGGTTCTGGTGGCGGAGGCGGACACTCAGAGCGAAGACTGGAAGGCGCACATTGCAGCGAGCAAGTTCAAGGGGATTGAGGGATTTGCCGCAGGCAAAGGGCACATCCTTTTGCAGGATCACAATGACAAGGTGTGGTTCCGCAATATTCGGATCACGAAGCTGTAA
- a CDS encoding class I SAM-dependent methyltransferase: protein MHRFTFKRSSWMLGWFALAGSMVAIAEEIPPPVDVYMGRTVAQTMHFTGASWLVRHKRDREEAATLMREKLELKPGMMVCDLGCGNGYHTFPMAMSVAPEGKVYGVEIQEPYLDMLEERAKKLEVKNFVPVLGAVHDPKLPADTFDMILMVDVYHEFSHPEHMLKALHRALKPGGSLVLVEYRAEDESVPIKPEHKMSKEQILKELTANGYQLTKEFNELPWQHMMWFSRAEAKAP from the coding sequence ATGCACCGGTTCACTTTCAAGAGATCAAGTTGGATGTTGGGATGGTTCGCCCTGGCGGGATCGATGGTGGCCATTGCCGAGGAAATTCCGCCGCCGGTGGACGTTTACATGGGCAGGACGGTTGCGCAGACGATGCATTTTACCGGCGCGAGCTGGTTGGTCAGGCACAAGCGCGATCGCGAAGAGGCGGCGACGTTGATGCGTGAGAAACTGGAGCTGAAACCGGGGATGATGGTTTGCGATTTGGGCTGTGGGAACGGGTATCATACTTTTCCGATGGCGATGTCCGTGGCACCTGAAGGCAAGGTTTATGGAGTAGAAATTCAGGAGCCTTATCTGGACATGCTGGAGGAAAGGGCGAAAAAGCTGGAGGTGAAAAATTTTGTGCCGGTGCTCGGGGCGGTCCATGATCCAAAGCTGCCTGCAGACACCTTTGATATGATTTTAATGGTGGATGTGTATCACGAATTTTCGCATCCGGAGCACATGTTGAAGGCGCTGCACAGGGCGCTCAAACCAGGGGGAAGTTTGGTGTTGGTGGAGTATCGTGCCGAGGATGAGTCGGTGCCGATCAAGCCGGAGCACAAGATGAGCAAAGAGCAGATTTTGAAGGAACTGACGGCCAATGGCTATCAATTAACGAAGGAGTTTAACGAATTGCCGTGGCAACACATGATGTGGTTTAGCCGGGCTGAAGCAAAAGCGCCGTAA